A single Kwoniella bestiolae CBS 10118 chromosome 8, complete sequence DNA region contains:
- a CDS encoding GTP-binding nuclear protein GSP1/Ran, whose amino-acid sequence MENQATFKLVLCGDGGTTTFVKRHLTGEFEKKYIATLGVEVHPLTFHTNFGTICFNVWDTAGQEKFGGLRDGYYIQGQCGIIMFDVTSRITYKNVPNWHRDLERVCENIPIVLCGNKVDVKERKVKTGNVTFHRKKNLQYFEISAKSNYNFEKPFLWLARKLVGNQSLEFVAAPALAPPEVQVDQALIAKYEEELKQAANAPLPDEDDADL is encoded by the exons ATGGAGAACCAAGCTACTTTCAAATTGGTCTTGTGTGGTGACGGTGGTACC ACCACTTTCGTCAAGAGACATTTGACTG GTGAATTCGAGAAAAAATACATTG CCACTCTCGGTGTCGAGGTACACCCTCTCACTTTCCACACCAACTTCGGTACCATCTGCTTCAACGTATGGGATACCGCCGGTCAAGAGAAGTTCGGAGGTCTTCGTGACGGATACTACATCCAAGGTCAATGTGGTATCATCATGTTCGATGTCACTTCTCGTATCACTTATAAGAACGTCCCTAACTGGCACCGAGATCTCGAGCGAGTTTGTGAAAACATCCCCATCGTCCTCTGTGGTAACAAGGTCGATGTCAAG GAAAGGAAAGTCAAGACTGGAAATGTCACTTTCCACCGAAAGA AGAACCTCCAATACTTCGAGATTTCTGCGAAATCCAAC TACAACTTCGAGAAGCCTTTCCTCTGGCTCGCTAGAAAATTAGTCGG TAACCAATCGCTTGAATTCGTTGCTGCTCCCGCCCTTGCTCCTCCTGAAGTCCAAGTCGACCAAGCCCTCATCGCCAAATACGAGGAAGAACTCAAACAAGCTGCCAACGCTCCTCTGCCCGATGAA GACGATGCCGACCTCTAA